The Chrysemys picta bellii isolate R12L10 chromosome 5, ASM1138683v2, whole genome shotgun sequence DNA segment CTGGCAGAGTACAGCAGGTAAGCAGGGTAGGGATAGGGCTGAAGAAGTACAGGAAGGTGCAGAGCAGTGAGGTGCCCTGGATGAGCGAATGGGGAGGACGAATGTGATCCAGAAGCCACTGTGGGACTGAGGAAGGGGGTACACAGTATGTTATGAAGATTTTCTCTAGTGCAATGAAAACATGAAGTTTCCAGGACTGGTTGAATTAAGATGATCTTTAAACACCTGTAAATGCTGCAGCATTAAATCTGTGTTACACTCATGTATAGTTATGAGATAACCATATACAGGGCAGTACATACTTTCAGCTGGGATTGTTGTTCCTGCTTCTTGGTCGGCTTTAATGAGCTCCATGGTGAGCAGCACAACTACAAAAATTAAAGGAACCAGGAAGACCACTCTTCTTAGGAGGCAAGGTGTCAGCATCCTGCTAATTGGCGCTTCCTTCTTTATTAGGGGCAATAAACAAATTAGTGAGAAACATTAAGTTCTGTAAAATAAACCCTTTGTCTGTAATGTTCATGATTATTACAAGACTGACCGTCCTGAAGATTAAATTCCTCTCTTTAGCTACAGAATAGGTACAGCATGGACAGTGGCAGAGCAATATTCTTCACCCCACTCCACCCATGTGCCTCAAACCTGGCCTAGAGGGACTTCTTGTAGGAATGAGATGGAAATTCAGTTGCCATGGCTCAGTCAGtctctggcctctctgctgagattggtAACGATGGTGCCAGCTTTGTGATGCTGATACTTGTCCTATTTTAACACCAACCCAAACCAGCAATGGTTGGGTCATTGCTAACCCCTGGGAATTTGTGCAGCTCTGCTACCAAGCTGCATTTGAACCTAGAGATGAAAAGTGCTCTCTCCCTCGCATTTTTAAGGTACCATCTTTTCACATATACCTGCAAAACTAAAActaattttataattattttgcAACTAAACAAATCACAAAAGCTGGTGTCACACAGCTTTCTTTATGCAGAAGAAGAGGCTTTTCTTAAACCCCAACCCATAGAACCATAGGCATAGTCACTGGTCACAACTAAAACAAAGCCagcagtttgtttcttgaaatgaaTTATTCCCCCTTGTCTCTCCTCTGATTCCTGCTTGGTTTTCAGACCTTTACTTATTGTCATCCATTTGTTCCTGTACACCAGAGATGGCGAAAGCATGGTCGGAAGTGTTGGACAGCCTGACCCAAGGCTACCTCATCTGAATACAAAGATGAAGCCTGTGAACACTATCAGCTCTTGTATGCAGTGTTTCATCTTGACCCAAGCAGGTAAGTTGCTTAGCTCAAGATGGAGCACTGTATACTGGGACCAGTTGCTGTACATTCAAACACAGGCAAAGAGAAAAACTTACTCAGTTCTAAGCAGTAACAAGACTAAAATAAATTCCATATGCAGAGAGTGCAGATTCTCATTAGCAGAGCACAGGAAGGCAAGAGGATGAGTTGTCTGTtctttttctaatttttaaatattaacacTGAGCAAGAATGTTGCATAAGAATGTTTAATCCTTGTGCTCGGAATGTGATGCTGGAATACAGCATTATGCAGTACAGTCTACATTTCCCAGTCAGAAGAGGTGGTTTTCCTCATATTGCAAGAGAAACATAAGGGAATAAACCTGCTGTTTAGACAACTGAGATGTTGCAAACCCTGGCAACTGGGTTTGCAAACCCTGGCAACTGAGAtgaatctgcaaattttgcatgAACACCTGCTGCATATGCAAATTGGCAGCTGGGCCAGCAAAGGAGTACTGTTATGTGCAATCATCTGTGCTCCATGCACAAATCCCTGGTTGTAGTGTAAGTTTACAGTGGACAGACTTGCACATTTTGCAGCCACAAACTCAGGAGGCCAGTTTTAGGGAAAAAATGGGTCCCTTCTGTAATTCTTTCAACAAAAGAACTGAGACACTGCGTGCATTTATTGATTCCCTTTGCCTGTCTTCATTATCTTTACTAACAAAGTAAACTTTAGTAAGAGCATTAACAGCACACACaaaagtggtgggttttttttatcagTAGTGATCCAAGTGAAAACAAGTCCAGTCAAATCCTAGTCCTTGCAATGAGATACAGCAAAAGCAGAGTGTCCTCCTGAAACCGCAAATTAGGATAGTGCCATTTACATCCAAAGTGCCTTTAGCTGCACTGGAGCTTCATGAACAAGAAGCTAATTCCTATAATCTCATGCTGAAGCTTCAGCACCAGTGAGGCAAATGAAGCAGATGCTCGGCTAAACTTTTTCAGGGCACCTGAGACATCttcagtcccagccccagctcagcttTTTAATGAGCCCCTCTGTAAAAGAAACATTCCCTTGGGGCATCAGTTGTCTCACACCACATCTAAGTGACTGTTAGGTTTTTGAACAGAAATAGCATAATCACAACATGCTTTCAAGTGTtgtctgcctctgcctctgcaaCCGACAGCCGATAAAAATGTGAGCATGGCCTGTTTGGAGTTttatgaaacaaaaaagtcacccCATCCCacaaatgaaatatatatattagtaCCTGATTTCTCTTGTCTTTGTGATGGTCTCTTTGACATGGCCGCTGCAAACAGCCAACAGAACAAGAAAAAGCATCTCCGAGCATGTGCACTGCTTCTTTTTAATCTTCCCTGAAAGAGGTTATTACTATGGTGAAGCATCTTCCATAGCAACAGTGCAGAGCAATGCAGTACAGAGGCACGATTTAAAGAGGAACAGGCTATGGCTCAGTCTTATGTGGGAAGTTTCTGTTTAAAGTTGTTAAGATTAGCTACACCTCCCCACTCAAGAGGGTTTGTCTAGCACGGCCAGTTAAAGGGTCTGTAATCACCCAAGAATTAGCAAGACTGGAGGCACTGGAGCCATACATGGTGGTGCGTTGCTTGATTTAGAACATATACTTACGGAATGTATCATGGTGATAGAAAGTTGTGGATTAAACTCTTTTTTCAGAAGTAAAATTAAGTTTCCTGGATTTCATCTTTGCCCTTTGTGCACATTTGCCCCATCATGAGACATCCACACGATGCGGCATGTTTGACAGTCCCTGTTTCAAAAGGATGGTGTGAGGGTTCACGCCCCTTGTTGCAAGGTAGCACGGCCTAAGGGCCAGACTCCATAGAATcgcccctggttacagggcagtacGGCCTAagggccagagtccatagaatcGCCCCTGGTTACAGGGCGGCACGGCCTAagggccagagtccatagaatcACCCCTGGTTACAGGGCGGCACGGCCTAagggccagagtccatagaatcGCCCCTGGTTACAGCGCCATAGGGCCTTGACACTGGCTCAGCGGGGAgatcctaccgaaacacgctgaggttTACCGGGGGCAAGTAGCTTCCTACCGTCTGGAGAGTTGGAACCTCCCACGAATCTCCTTGTTCTCCGCGGGTCTCCGGGTCCGTCGCCTCCTCGGGCTCCTCCCGCAGCAGGGCTTCATGCCGGCCAGGGGAAGCTTCAGATCCCAGCGAGTTCAAGGGTGGTGGCTGGTCCTCCGCAGGAGCTTCCCCGGTAGGTCTTTCCCCTGCGGCCACCAACCCAGACTGAGCtgaattccctccttttatactccccaagcacttggagcatgcccagtacaaacggggcgggacttcctccgTCAGATCTACTGGTCTGACACTGCTGGGGCtagtgcggggcggggctgccccatcacacaccctcccccttaagagaGATCCCCTGGGTTggtccgccccctcctcccctgtctggaaaagccagtgagtggactcggggcgggggccaccaggtggggtggggagggctcgcgGGGGCGCTGTGCACCCTcaaggggagttcagggggtggagggggaacctggtttggggagcagcccctgggcacggctggcccctggggtctataaaggctcgttgggatttgcccctcaatgaacccatgtgcagggggggggtggaagtttcgcctagggagtaaaatatccttgcactggccctgccccagggggtgcgtgcactccaggttaagaaccactgcactaaactggtaagatctgaattttaatttaattttaaatgaagcttcttaaacattttacaaaacttgtttactttacatacaacaatagtttatagacttatagagagagaccttctaaaaacggtcaaatgtattactggcacgcaaaaccttaaattagagtgaataaatgaagactcggcacaccacttctgaaaggttgccaacccctgctctaacgTTTTCCTCTGCCAGGACGACTCCAAAATACTGTTCTCTGGAAGTGGCTGGGGAAATGGCTGGGTGGAACTACTGATTTTTATGCAAATAGGCTCGGCACACAGGTATCTCACCCTTCCACACCCTTCTCTGCATTCCGACCCCATGTTGTAATCCCAGAGTGTGAACGCTCTAGGGCAGAGACTAAATTTTCACTTGGGACCGGATCGCAcacagcacaatgaggccctgagcACTGACTGGGGACTTCAGGTGCTACGGATTCACAAATACTGAATAATAATATCAAACGGCTTAATGGTCATTACATTGTCCTAGAGATTGATATTTGAACTCCTCATGAAGCAAACTTctaatctccccctccccagtttaATGCTCAGGAGAAGCATCAGAGTAACCAGACCGAGAAACGAAGCCCTCTGTTTATTCCCAGAACAGGCCCAACTTGGCTGGACAGCACTTAAATAACCAAAACCTTTCCTCAAGGTGTTTCTCATTAATAATTTTAGAAATGATTCTCCTGTTAGTGACACAGGCGCTCTGGTTTCCGCATTCAGTGTCACGGAGAGTACAGCTCATCTGGAACCATTCGAGGCCTGAAATGTCCTGGGTTCAAGTACCATATTAAGAATGGGCTCACATCCAATGcagatctcattgacttcaaagggaactGCAGGTACTCTACACCTCTGGCAGCAAATCACTTTCCTTTTGGGGACCTAAGTATGGATTTAAGTACCTAGATTTATACACTCAAGTTGGAATACATTGTCCTTGACCTCTATGTGATTCCCTATCCCTTCCACAGCGGAGAGAGGGATAATGATATTTACTTAGCTCACAGAGGGATTATGGCAATTAAGCAGTTAATGCTTGTGAAGTGCTATTgtgatggccaccatcttggccaacacaccagGGCCTGAACcacagctaaaagcatgagctgctactaCTGGAGCTGAAGACTCAAAGCTGTCGAACCAGGACTGTAAGAGACTCGTTTCCTCTGCAGATTGGGAGCGGAGGAAGACCTGTGACACATACTCACCTGCCTGATACATGATACAAGTCCTAAAACTCAGCTGACAACAGCAGCCTCCACAGCTTCAGCTTATTTGGACAACTGTCCCTTGTAAAACTTATCTTACTTTTGGAAAATATGCATAGACCCCATCACCAGgctccacttctcccccagcAAGATCCCATGGTGGGCTGTGACTTAAGAACTCCCTCACCTCCAAATCACACATGGAcatgtagtagtagtagtaattctTATTGGCATTATGAAATCATCCagactgtgctaggcactgtccaaacaAACAGTGACATGCAATCTCTGCTCTAAAAGTTGACTCCTCAccaggatgaccagatagcatgagttttcaaaaatgcttTATTTCATCTTCAGCTTCATGGGAAACTTTGTCCCTTCCTCCTGGGTGAGGACCTGGCCACAGTGATCCAGGCATTTGTCCTCTCCAGGCTGGATTACTGTAACTCATTGCACTTTACTGTAACTCACCTAAAATGTGGAGACGATACACAGGCTACAACTGGTACTGAATGCGACTGCCTATCTACTCCATGGCTTGGGCTGCCATGAGCCCATCAGATCTGTGCTTAAGTTCCTCCACAGGCTCTCAgtcctaattttcaaagcaaGTAACAGGTCAAGCCCCAGCTGCATAAGACCGAATTTTGATCGATGACACATTGTGATAGCTACACTCCTCTGGAGCAATGGAGACGACAAAGCCCAGGGCAAAGTGCATGAGAACTGAGGATAGAGCATTCACGGTTGAGGGGATCCAACTAGGGAACAAACTTCCAGAGGAGATCGGGCAAATGCAGAATTTGACAGTCTTTAGGAAGTGTCACAAAGTCTTCTCTTTTAGAGAGCCTCTCACCATAAGTAACGCTCACTATACTAACACCCCCTTTTATTCCCAAGCCCCCGGGTTTTGATTTATGTCGGAAAGACTGGTGCAGATTGAATCGCATCAGGACATCTCatggaagatgtggacaaacactttttaaatggaaaatgaggcaaacaccTGTATGTGACTGTGGTCACTAGGCACAAATGATAGAGCACATCatatctgcagggccggctccaggcaccagcatagcaagctggtgcttggggaggcacatggaagagggcggcacgtccggctctttggtggcgggaccctcactccctctcggagggaaggacctgccgccgaattgccgccgaagaatgaagtggcggcggtagagctgctgccgatcctgattgcggctttttttttttttttttttttttttttttttggctgctggggcggcaaaatgctggagccggccctgcatatctGAATGTCCCCTTTGTTCCTTTGTCGGGGGCCTGAAGGACATTGCTGCAGCAGTGAGCTGGTGAATTGCTGGCTATCAAACTTAGATATAAATTTGTAATTGTTGCTACCTAAAAAAGCCATACGAAAGAAGAAGAAGATTCCC contains these protein-coding regions:
- the NICOL1 gene encoding NELL2-interacting cell ontogeny regulator 1, with amino-acid sequence MLGDAFSCSVGCLQRPCQRDHHKDKRNQKEAPISRMLTPCLLRRVVFLVPLIFVVVLLTMELIKADQEAGTTIPAESRPCVDCHAFEFMQRALQDLKKTAYNLDTRTETLLLQVEKRTLCDCVTADTLN